CTGGCTCTGGCAACGCTCAGTCGTCAGCCTTGCTTGCAAGACAAGGACCAATGGGATCCTGTGCGCCCGCGACCACTGCATATCGAACTCGCTGAATGGGCGGATCTGGTGGTGGTGGCCCCTCTCAGTGCAACATCTCTGTCCCGTTGGGTTCAGGGCGATGGCGAGGGATTGCTGGCCAGTCTTCTGTTGGCTTGTGAGTGTCCAGTTTTGGCGGCGCCAGCGATGAACACCGCCATGTGGAAACACAAAGCAGTTCAGCGCAACTGGAACCTTCTGCTTGACGATCCTCGTGTGCTGCCCCTGGCGCCTGAGGGTGGTCTGCTCGCCTGTGATCGACTCGGCACAGGCCGCATGTCTGACCCCGTCAGAATTGAGCTGGCTGCCGCAAGCGCCCTCTTACAAGCCACTTCTCAGGGCCTGCTCAAATCCGATTGGCGTGGGAAGCATGTGCTGGTCAGCGCCGGTCCGACTTTGGAGTCTTTGGACTGTGTTCGCGTCCTGTCCAACCGCAGCAGTGGCCGCATGGGTGTTCTGCTTGCCCAGGCCGCTCATCTACGCGGTGCGACCGTTGATTTGGTGCATGGCCCGCTGCAGGTTCCACCGTCATGGCTGGAAGGTCTGCAGTGTCATCCAGTGGTGGGCAGTGCTGCCATGGACGACATGCTCCAACAATTGCAGCCGAAAGCAGATGCAGTGTTGATGTGCGCTGCTGTGTCCGATGTGCGCCGCACCAGCTCCAGCGTTGTGGAAAAGCTACCGAAGCAGCAACTTATTGGCTCGATGGAGGGTGGTTGGGAGCTGGTGCCTGATCTACTTCAATCACTAGTGGGTAGGCGTTCTGCGGGTCAATCTGTGCTGGGTTTTGCCGCTCTGACAGGTTCTGACCAGCAAATACTTGAGCTCGGTCGTCAAAAGCTCCAAGCCAAGGGCTGTGATCTCTTAATGGTCAATCCTGTTGACCGCCTCGGTCAGGGGTTCGACAGTGATCAGAACAGCGGCTGGCTTTTAGGGCCTGGGAATCATCATCAGGTCTGTCCTCTCGAGGACAAGCTCGTCTTATCCCACCGGTTGCTGGATCGACTGTTGGAGATCAATCGGACCACTTGAAGTAGGCAGCCAGCCCAACTTGAAGCAGCCATCCAGTTCAAGCAGCCATGTCGGCGGGATCCTGCTCCAGCAGGTCGATGAAGGTGCGCAATTGAAGGCGGGGGATGTAGGGCCAACCTCCGCTGCGTTCCATCGTTTTGAGCAGAGCGAACAGCTTTTGGCGGTCTTCGGGAAGGCTTTCCCGAAACGCACCATCCTGAATCTCTCTGTGAAGGGCTTCCAGATCTCGCAAAAGCAACAGCAGAGACTCGGGATCGCCTTGATGCTGATCTGAGAGCTCACGGAGTGTTTTCAGCGCCGGCTGCAGCTTTTCCTTGATGGTTTCACTGCCGTCGTGCTGCATTGAGAACACTTCACGTTGTTGAGACGTGCAAAACGCTAGCCGGTGCGGCCGTTTGACACCTGTAAGATCCGCCTGTCCGGTTGACTTCGTCAATAGCCGGGGTTTCGGCTTCTCCTCCATGCGCATCCGTCCTCTGCTGGCCCTTGTGCTGGCTTTCTGTCTGACCTTCGTCACTGCCTGCAGCGGAGATGCTCAGGCTGTTGATCGCTCGAACATCACGTACGACGACATCCGTAACACTGGCAAGGCGAATGATTGCCCCACGCTTCCTGAGTCCGCCCGCGGCACGATTCCACTCACACCTGGGACCGATTACCAGCTGCGTGCCATCTGCATGCATCCCAGCCAGGTCTTCGTGAAGGGTGAGCCCGCTAACAAGCGCCAGGAAGCTCAGTTCGTCGAAGGCAAGATCCTTACCCGTTACACCTCCAGCCTCGATCAGGTCTATGGAGACCTCGTCGTGAGTGAGAACAGCCTCTCCTTCAAAGAGAAAGGCGGCATTGACTTCCAGCCCATCACCGTGTTGGTTCCCGGTGGTGAGGAGTTTCCTTTCACGTTCTCCAGTAAGAATCTCCAGGCTCAGGCTGAGGGTGCTGCCATCACCACCAGTACTGACTTCGAGGGTGAGTACCGCACACCCAGCTACCGCACTAGCAACTTCATTGATCCAAAAGGTCGTGCTCTCACCACTGGGGTGGACTACCCCCAGGGCCTGATCGGTCTCGGTGGTGACTACCAGAAGCTCGATAAGGAAAACAAGAAGCGCTACATCGATGGTCAGGGTGTGATGAGTCTGTCCATCACCAAAGTTGATCCCGAAACCGGCGAATTCGCTGGCGTGTTCTCCGCGATTCAGCCCTCCGACTCAGATATGGGTGGTCGTGAAGTTGTTGACGTGAAAATCACTGGAGAGCTCTTCGGCCAGCTTGAGGAAGTCTGATTCCTTCAACTCAGTTCGATTCAACACAGTTGGATCAGCAACGAGGGGCTTCGGCCCCTTTTTTGTTGTGACCCCTGTTCGCTGAAGCTGCAGGCTGTTGTCTGGGAGAATCGCGCCGTCTCCCTAAACCACTCCGGCTTTTCATGACTGCCAGCACC
Above is a window of Synechococcus sp. BIOS-U3-1 DNA encoding:
- the psbO gene encoding photosystem II manganese-stabilizing polypeptide is translated as MRIRPLLALVLAFCLTFVTACSGDAQAVDRSNITYDDIRNTGKANDCPTLPESARGTIPLTPGTDYQLRAICMHPSQVFVKGEPANKRQEAQFVEGKILTRYTSSLDQVYGDLVVSENSLSFKEKGGIDFQPITVLVPGGEEFPFTFSSKNLQAQAEGAAITTSTDFEGEYRTPSYRTSNFIDPKGRALTTGVDYPQGLIGLGGDYQKLDKENKKRYIDGQGVMSLSITKVDPETGEFAGVFSAIQPSDSDMGGREVVDVKITGELFGQLEEV
- the coaBC gene encoding bifunctional phosphopantothenoylcysteine decarboxylase/phosphopantothenate--cysteine ligase CoaBC, whose translation is MPGLLNGRRVLVAASGSIAAVKTPLLVSALVQAGAQVRCVLTASAARLVSPLALATLSRQPCLQDKDQWDPVRPRPLHIELAEWADLVVVAPLSATSLSRWVQGDGEGLLASLLLACECPVLAAPAMNTAMWKHKAVQRNWNLLLDDPRVLPLAPEGGLLACDRLGTGRMSDPVRIELAAASALLQATSQGLLKSDWRGKHVLVSAGPTLESLDCVRVLSNRSSGRMGVLLAQAAHLRGATVDLVHGPLQVPPSWLEGLQCHPVVGSAAMDDMLQQLQPKADAVLMCAAVSDVRRTSSSVVEKLPKQQLIGSMEGGWELVPDLLQSLVGRRSAGQSVLGFAALTGSDQQILELGRQKLQAKGCDLLMVNPVDRLGQGFDSDQNSGWLLGPGNHHQVCPLEDKLVLSHRLLDRLLEINRTT